ACTCTTCAAAATATATCCAGTAAAATCCCGACAAGTATGCGACATTGCGACGATGCTACAAAGTTCAAACCtctttattgatacaagttgggaggagagGAGTTTACCagaagttgttactaaccagattattttttactgttgctttattaatagttatactttacagccacaatgtcccactttcgtggtacattatctcgttccgtccgacgctcagaaattttcattacctggtaacctagttagctaccagaaacaaaaatgttcctaattaaaaaagttgaaacgtctcatcaagatgaagctactcacgaaaaattaacttgatagtaatcaattgtataaatatataataacaacGTTTAACATAAGAGTATCATGTCAGTTGaccgtaaaaacaaaaaaatctgctTTTGGAAGACAATGGATGGCGCAGACaaggtcatttcgttgaaataactatgttagatgcaaaaaaatgttttttttttattctttacaagttagcccttgactacaatctcacctgatggtaagtgatgatgcagtctaagatggaagcgggctaacttgttaggaggaggatgaaaatccacacccctttcggtttctacacggcatcgtaccggaacgctaaatcgcttggcggtacgtctttgccggtagggtggtgactagccacggccgaagcctcccaccagccagacctggacaaattaagaaaatctcaatctgcccagccggggatcgaacccaggacctccgttttgtgaatccaccgcgcaaaccactgcgccacggaggccgtcaaacaatCAAGGCCGTCAATGCagtgactcattatttaaatggtaaaccgagatacataataggctacttttcatcccggaaaaatccatggtttccgcggttatttgtgaataattgaattccacgaggacgaagtcgcgggcgttcgctaaaaacgaaaatacgatgaaaactGGTTTAGTGAGGCATTATACCTAGGCTGTAAGCTGTATTGTAAGCCCTGTATTATAATCATAGAAATGGTGATTACAACTATGCACAGAAACAATAGTAGGAAGTCGGtactacaatttacaagtgCATGGTTCCATATTTAACAAGAAATAATCTGGTAAATAGGTTGGTTGAATACCATCAACATGGTGGCAATGGCGTAGCAGTCATCTGACGCCATTGCCATCAACATGGTGGCAATGGCGTCAGAAAACGACGGCGGAACAACTTCAAACAAcattaatattaacataataaaaaactattttaaatatattaacaaagTTTATTGTACTgcttctatttaaataaaatttcaataatcaGCACTTttaatagaattgtaaaatGAACACTCATTTACATAGTCAACATGATacgaaatctatacttataataaaactgtaacaagtcaaattctgtacatagaagatattttgaaaattattgttatatgtTTAGGGTATCAACGTCCTCAAATGTACTCATCTCTCATTGTTGTAGTTTCATCGAATGTGAACTCTGATGATTGGTTTTTCCTACGATTACGAGAAAAAAGGGTTATTTTACGGGAAAAAATACACATAGGCAATCTTGATCAAGAGTTTGaagttgagatttttttatgCTCCCCCCACGTCAATTGCTTTCTCAGTGCATTTGCATTTCTAAGCCGAATTTACACCATAACcgagctttttttaatttttgcatgTTTATCTGCTTTGTTTGTCCTGGCTAATAATAATCtttgaaacggctgaaccgattgtaACGAGAGCTACTTTTATCCGGAAAAaacaggatttgtgaaaaactaaatttcacgtggacgaagtcgcaggcatcagctagtatacaaTTTGAGTATAACTAAAcagaatttcattattatacattttattcagCATTACGCATTAGCATATAATACTTATCATAAATAAATGCAAATAGAAAGTGAATTTCAATTTTCAACATAACAGTGCCAGCTGGTTTTGCATTATAATGGCTGTGCTATTctgtgttaaataataataaaacttgcatataaaaatatttatgagtgCTATAGGTCAATTGTTACATGCATAATTGCATAATGAGAAATGTTTCACGTACAAAAATCCTGTCCCTTGGTGATATCAAAATAGTAGCCTATGTAGTATGTGCTATTCCAGAATATAATCTAcgtttttttatcctttactaattagcccttgaccacaatctcacctgatggcaagtgatgatgcaatctagaatggaagcgggctaacttgttaggagaaggatgaaacacacgccccttttggtttctacacgatatcgtaccggtagggtggtaactagcaatgGCTAAAGTCTCCCATCAGTCAGACCTGGAtcattaagaaatcctcaatcggcccagccggggatcgaacccaggacctccgtattgtaaattcGCCGCGAATATTACTGCGCCACAGGCTTGAGGGCCTTTAAGATTTTGGTTAAAACCTTAATGTGTAAACCCTATCTTGACTTTTGACATTGAACTCTATTCCTACTCGTACGAAAATCACCAAttcatacagtaggtacctacctactcgtaacagTAGTTACCTAGCGCGGCCCCTTTGTCGGCATTGCCGCTTGACACATGCTCAAAAGAAATGAAAGTTAAACCAAGTTTACATTAACAACTTTCATTCAGACATTGACATCAGCAATCAGCATACCTTTGCCcagcttagcttagcttattCCTTATCTATGCTGGGCAcacttcaaaattttaatttgacggccttcgtggcgcagtgcgcagtggatttataagacggaggtcctgggtttgaatccccgactgggccgattgaggtatggctggtggtaggcctcggccgtggctagttaccaccctaccggcaaagtcgtgccgccaagcgatttagcattccgatacaatattgtgtagaaaccaaaaaggggtgtggattcatccaacacctaacaagttagcccgcttctatcttaaattgcatcatcatttaccatcaggtgagattgcagtcaagggctagcttgtaaagactttaaaaaaaatatttttgggtaattacctacttaatttataaGGTTAATTGCGAGTATAGTCATAAATTATGTTTGTAAATAGGCAGTTGCGGTCATGgaacacatttttaatgtaaaaattttaaaatattatgtggatttttatttttattaaattaattattttttctaggATTTTttcgtggaacatttttacaattgtttaCTATCAAGTTAGTTTTCCGTGAGtggcttcatcttgatgagacgctttacttttttatttacttccTAAAATTCCTAATTTTGGTAGCTAAccgggttaccaggtaataaacaTTTCTGAGCGTCAGAACAATactgtaccacgcaatttgtaggacattgtggcaacagtaaaaaaaaaatagctggttagttacaacttttaataacctcttTATTGATACACGTTGGGAGGAggggagtttaccaaaagttgttactaaacagaagttctttttattattgcttaattaatagttatagaacttaacagccacaatgttctacaaattgcgtggtacattatctagttccgacgctcagaaatttttatttcctaacacttatgatttgtgcaccttcaagacaagagtgaataggcattttctaggcaagcaaGCTCCAACCTAgatctcatcattgctttccaccaggcatgattgtagtcaagcgcaagtctattaagCTAATTATTGCTAATTAGAATTATAttcataatagtttatttaaaatcctATCAATATAATACTGTAATCAAAGTGGTTCCTGGTCAAAAAAAAGATTGGGTTAGCAAATGCCCTTGAgcatcacaaaaaaatataaaatacttacagGTAATTCTTTTGGAGCCTTCACAGCATCAGGAAAATGGGAATGTCGTGGCAGCCAGCAGGATAGTGACATCACACCAGCTAAAGGTTCTTGGTATGTTAGAGCAGCATGCAGTGCGAGTGCCCCTCCCTGGGAGAATCCTCCTAACAAAACTCGATTTGGAGGAATTCCagactaaaaacaaaaattggaATTGCATTCCAGTAATACATACATTCTTAAAACTATTAAACTgtactttttttataacaattgtttaaattattagaaaaaaaaacaatcattttcATGTTAATATAAACATAGTAGGCATAGAGATGTTTAAAGTACTGAACTGATCATTATGAAATTTTTAAGACACATAAGACACATTGTCAGGAATAGACAGAACCAAAGGATAAATTTTATTCAGAAAACTAGACCTTTCTGaggaataaattttttttttttacatgcaCCGCAACCTAGGATATGAACCTGTGATCATTAGCTGATTctgataatataaattttttaacaatcattattgacaatttaacaattctactttgtaatatttattattttcaacaataataatatagaatttaaatgatttgatttcCTAACAAACTTCACTATAGCTGAAATTTTGCCCTCTATAATgaaaatgatttaaatttaaaatcaacaaatcacaaaatatttaaaatcatagaaaagtaatgttttcatactaaataacagatgaaggCAAACCTTTCAgttttgttgtatttaatacactttacaaGTTTACAGACATATCTTATGTACAGACATTTTCCGACTTtactgtttttaaaaataatactcacTTTCACTTCATCAGCAATCAGTCCATGAACAAGGGTTGTTGCTCTCACAATTCCCTCCTCGTCCTCGGGCGCTGTAGCATCTAATGTTCGTAAATCAAACCAAGAAGGCATACGAAAGCCTGCATTAAGCGTCACCGGCATTGTCGACGCCGTAGGACAAATCACCTTAACATGGGGCCCTCTGATAGCCGCGATAGTACTAGCCCACCCATgactgcaataaaaaaaattatattttaacatattaaaCGCAATATAACGAAGATAGTAGATTTCATAACACTCACCCAGTATCTCCGAGACCGTGTAAAAATATAAGctgaaatattaaagaaaaatacgtGTATACAATCAAAACGTTAACGTTATTTATTGatggaaataaattaatgttttctcACCGATGCTGTCTGTCTTGCTGTAGCAGAAATAATTACAGGATTCGGTTCCATTATTAATCAGCTGAAAATCAATATTGGTAACTTCTCTGCAGTACCAAAAACCGAGACCGACTACACTACATCTACacttgtcaaatgtcaaatgacGTTTAAAAATTACAGATAGCATAGACGAATTATGAAGTCCAGACACCGTCTCCTGAACTAAAAAGGGACGCACCCCAATTCTGCCAGGTCGGGTCTATGTACACTACACGCCGGCACGCAACAGATGCACATATGAAGACAGACAGTGACAGACCAACCGCTATCAATTTCCTATACACTGGCAATACATTCCACACTTATCATAGAATCACACTTGGCGCCATTATGGGTGCTTTATAAGTTTGACTGCgagataccgtctgcctatttCATAAGTCTATGATAGATAGTGACAGCCTATgcagtatctattaatctgtggtcatCAAAGATAATCTATGGATAGCTTGTTTGTGTCATAGGCTCATCGTAGACAGTTTTTAAAGTGTAGACAGAGACATATCTCTTTGAAATCGAAGTTGGAAAACATTCATAGATATGTCATAGTCATGATGTTACTGTATGCCAGAcgaattatataagtatttggTCTGAGGCCAGTAGCATCTCAGATGAATTAGATTCCATAGATAAGTATTAAAATGAATGCTTCATtccttcatttgtcgtctgtggctACAAAATAGCATCTTGTTTTTGTTCTGTGATTCTGTGTTTTACTTGCTGTTGCTCTGTGCTTGTAAATTGCGATTTGCGAAGTAAAATGTATAGttgttaaaaacaataattattttttaacttcaaaTACTGTTTACAGAGTTTATTTCAACGTGACTGTGTTATTATTTACTCTAAGTGCTTTGATCAATAATCTGTAAGAGTTCTAAATAGATGACCCAGAAACAAGTTAGTATccgtttttaatgttttacgcGCAGACATGGGACAATGATTTGTTGATTTGTGGACATTCATCATTCAATCAAATGAATGGCTCAATGGGTCAAATGTCTTGTGTACGGaattgtttatgtttaaatCTAAACCgtttattaaaaacaacaaaatgttAAACTGCTTGGACAAATGTGATGACAAACAAATGCCAAaaaatttgaaatactaattataataGTAGTGGAACTTGTCTGGGAAGTACTACCGCGGTACCTCCATGCTTATTTCTTACGCCAAGCAGATTTGTTGTATTCCTACCTGAAGGGTGTGGTTGCTTTGGTAATTACAGGGTTTATGTTAATGGATTCAAGGTAGCTCTTACATGCCAATGAAAGTGTACTCTGTTTACAGTCTctggttttccacttaccatgaGGTAGGCAATCTGCTTAGtctaccaatgataattttatactatagattggttgcatccctacaaaatcaccaaaaacatgcacaattttgtctgtatatagtttttacacttcctgaacagacaactcaacattgtagacaatattcaggtattatttgtttaaataatgtttgttgttgactacaacattgagttgactataaatttcctattttgagcgcctcatttttcgtgcgctagtaacacaaattacagtatttaatatcattgatgaTAACAATCTAGCAAAGAATAATAtcattgaacatttttttttttagtattgcaTAAAACATGACAACTGATGCTGAAGACATATCATTAAGAGTGGGAATGGGAAGGTTGGAAATTGAACCaccaaaattgttaaaaaacatcAAAGGCGAGAACCCATTCTCAAATCATTTGCAAAAAAAAGGTTCACCTAAAACTTATATACAGAGtagtaaatgtaataaatgtatggtacaaaagaagaaaaatgtttctatttacaaaaaaaagcaCAATAAACTTTTAAGGGAACCCATTCTGAAAATATCGCACGGGCATTGTAGTCTAAGAAATGAGTGCCAACACTTGTATTCAAAAGAACTGCCAGCATGTGTATCACAGAAGCTTCATCCAGATAATCTATGTTTACACACATTGGTTGATAACTGCAACCAACTAAGTATATCTAGTAAGAAGAACCAAGCGGGTGTAACAAATAAGGCAAACAGTTGTGTTAAATGGTGGAAAAGTGAAACTTCAAGTGAAAGGCGGCTCGTCGGACAGAACCCACCTTCGGAGAGAAGTTCCTCTTGCTCGCAACAAGCGCTTAATCCTCCTTGTGATGTAACCATTGATGAATTAGCTAGCTATTTTGAAACACTGGTTCATATACCAAAAAAGATGTCTTCAATGGCTGAAATGATGTATATTTAATGGATGATAATAAGTGTTCACGTAATGTTCGGTGGTCCATGTTGTACtccaaagttttaattttttaatgttactcTAAGTGTTCTTAAATATCTATAATCTTAGTTgaactaaacaaataaataattttcatgttatttgATTACTATATTTGCatatcgtcggtctagatgtgatagtTTGTAAGTGcaaactgacgaactttacaGGAGCGACAAGAAACATCTTTTAGGTATCACTAAAAGTCATTTTATACAACCAAAAAcgatttttaatgtatgtactacaagatatttacgggctaccaccggaaaagctgtttgaagctgcaacaaaatcaatttttaccaaaaattgttagttacaAGGTATCACATCAAGACcgacaatatatatatttttcaaatattagaCTAGTACAGAGcaatatcaaaatttaaatttttatttatgtatttcttaCTGATGTTACTAAATTGAAGccattttcataatataatcaTACGATAGGAAGTTCTTCTCTGTACTATTCCTATATAGTGGAAACTTGATTTATTTGCTGTTCTATCTATTGTAATATGCATTTGTATCTGGATTACcttcaaggttttttttttatttacaagttagctcttgactacaatctcacctgatgttaagtgattatgcagtctaagatggaagcggactaacttgtcaggaggaggatgaaaatccatactcctttcggtttctgcacgacatcgtactggaacgctaaatcgtttggcggtacgtctttaccggtaggcgGAAGGATAGTAACTAGACACcaccgaagcctcccgccagccagacctgaaccaatttagaaaacttcaattggcccagccggggatcgaacccaggacctccgtcttgtaaatccactgcaccacgaaggccgtcaaaaaggttATAACCATGGGACAAACTaccaatttttatgttaataacaAGACCAGCTTTGATTCAAACGTCCTGATTTTTACCAtgtgacttttttattataattaatttagttacCTATTTGTCACACttcatattatttttgacaTTGTTTGAacgataaaaagtatcctggGGACTAAATTAGATGTTGAAACTGTGTTCAGATAATAAGTTTGTGtggtattatataatttgtaattttatttcatgaaTTGattctcaattttattatatatcaaTGTGCTCTGTTTGTGTATAAAAtgagaataataaaaagatttatattgtgtaatgtttatagtttttgttataagttcaataaataatacatctTTACACATGCTGGGAATTGAAGCAATATTGTTAAACCTAATGTGTCTGTAACCAAACCAGCATCCAGCATCAACCATACAgaagacaacttaattaacaaatcaattgtaaccaaaacaagaccctacaatggcagagaatgaccttgagtgaagtcacgcacttttGAACGACGTGTGTAGGGCTAACCCGCCTACCCCAAATAACCCAtatagaattacacaacaagagatgtggacggctcgaacgccaaaAGCACACTGATgacgtccgtaccgcaagtcgttgcaacgcgacGATAACAGTAGTCCGATCTAGGCATTGGTAGGTTTAGGCCTTTAAAGATTATATTGTATGCTTTGATTcgttgaaaaactaaattcaatgaaaacaatataattttgtaaaattcttaGCATATAACCCAAGCATGTAAacacatgaaaaataaataattaatttgaggGTAAACATGACGGTTACACTTTAAAGAGATCTACCAGTATATTTAGACCGTTTCAAATAGATTCAAAAGCCAATTCCTAATAAACAACTCTGTACCTACTTGCTAAAGTACCGTTAACAAAGAACTAGAGAGTGCTTTAGAGATCTTCTATGAAACTATATTGCCTCGGAACAGAATGTGGAATTGGATCATCATCAAAATGCTAAATTACATGGGTGAAATCTAAATTGCTAAATTCGAAGTTACGCTTTGAATAATATCCTCTATGCGtctaaaaaaaacctttttgcaGGGTGTAATGTCCCTTACGCTTTATTGTGATAGTTTCCTAGATATTGATGTAGACGTAAGATATTTCTGAAAGATGTCTGTTTTTATTGAAAGCACTGGGGGAGACAAACATACCTTTAACGGTGAAGATTTCCGACAATAATATAAGTTTATCCAAAGATTATTGTGTATGATGCGAAGAGTAAAAGTAAATTGGTGTGGCATATTTGTAGACGCATACACATATTCCtcaaaatatttgctttttactATAACCGTGGTTGTAGTCTCTGTGCTATGGGTATGGATTCATGAAAATCCGCGATTTTACAAGGTTTGTTGATTTTACCCACATAAACACTAGTAGGTTAATTATTACTGTAATGGCTACAAGCTCTACGAGTATACCTATTAGTTTACTGAAAGTAAGAGGTAAGACCTTGATCAGTCTAGACTCTCGACAGGGGAATACTTAGCTGAAAACTGATCTATCGCCGCGGATACGTACCTACCAGCTATTCGCATGACCTTCGGGAACGGaacgccttcaaactgatcagcagtactaggtactagctgacggacgtgatttcacccgcgtggttcccgttccggtaggaatacggggataatataatatagcctatagccttcctctatagggCTATCACTTAACAAATTATTCTATTTTGATTATTACAAATACTcatctttcatcatcataacagccgatggacgtctactgctggacatagacctcttgcatggccttccaaacaaaacggtcttgagccgcgagcatccagcggctccctgcaaccgcttgatgtcctcggtccacctagtggggggtcgaccaacactgcactttcgcacattccagcactttgggaccccaacatccatcggctcttcgaaccatgtatcataaaaaggctcaaaagCAATCATCTTTACTAAAACCAAACTAAGCTTTTTGGTAGAATTGTTAAATACTTACtgatttagaatatttttaccTACCTATAGGTAGTTACATAACGGACTTTTTTTTCAGTTAGTATTCAAACATAGCAAACATTCCGATATTTTGACTCCTGTAGAAAGCAAAGATGATTTCGAAAATGAACAGGACCTATTTGACGACAGAGCAACAACAGCAGTTCAGCAAAGATTGACAGATATACCGCAGGATAGGCTAACAGAAAAGGACGAAGTTGAaggcgaaaataaaattaaagtatgtgTTGAATAAATAGCTAACACATTTtagattttttcattaaatagatAGTAAATGTACCTATAATCCTTACATATTCCgcaattctttttaaataacacGATCCATTCATTGATGATGATTCATTCAtgattttcaaataatatgaaattcatattttgtaaaataatgtaggtaggtatgtatgacGAACATCGTACGTTAAGCTGTACAAAACAAGATTTTAGATGTCAGCAGTAACGTAGGGTGGCGGCGGCACCCCCGATGCACTCGTCGTCACCTCACGCGTCTTTATTTTAGCGTACGTATCTACTTTAGCTACGACCTGCTTTCCGAGACGTCATATGGATTGTATCTACAGTAAACGCGTTATTTACATTGTCGTCGGGTCACCAGCCACCATCAATAATTTCCCTGTTGATCCATCTATAGATGTATACTGACAATTATGGTCTGGTGTGAGGTCCACTTGTGTCCGTAAGAGGAGTCTAGTCTAGAACATGCTATGTCCACTTGTATAGCTTATAATATTGTCTAGAATCTAGACAATGTTCTATGTAGGTaagttagaaaaataaaatgcaaaaaaatattatgattttccttgtttatttttaattacaataattgcaAATTCGCAACAAATGACAATGAAAATTTGTCTTACAACTTTTTTTAGTTAGTCACATAAATTGTCAACATGATATTGTCTTATTAAGCTATATATAAAGTTGCAGAATACACCACAATAAAGGACTTTGATTTCAAATGATTACTAGCTTACAGTAATagtataaagtaggtatataatatgaactaaaaacaaaaaaaaaaacaataatttcatcttttataatatcatacagccgtagtttaatattttaccaTTACAGTACTGTTATGAtaccaatttttaattaatcacagTGATCAAAATCTATGGGTATCAAAAACTgcaatgtaaattaatatgagGGTATTTGACACTTTAGCATACCTACTCTTTGAGTATAGAACATGATGTATGTAcaataatgtatgtatttttatcatatataggaaatggtccatttcaggttcacttttgtaccccgtatcattagaattaaaaaaatacaaggattgtgttaaaatcttaataagtgactaaatgtaacaaaataaaaagaaataaataaaataaaaacccagaTGGCGCCCGCAACTATGACATGAAAATTAACAGCAAAcatcaaaacgactactgcgttgaaaacgtcatcaatccgccattattacccataatagttACTGTTGCATTTcgtgggagagaatgaatattatttcgaaagaattaaagtaaattcgtaaaaaaaaattcattttctaATATTTCCGTCAGGGTACAATGACCGATTATGGGCTCCACACAATTTTAGACCATCTCCTATAagataacataacattatttatttactccaTTTTACATTTATGATTTCTTACTCGCGCTAAAAGCTTTCAATTTTAACCGCGCAGTTTTAACTTTAAGTATCTCGTTTTATCTAAACGAAATTCCAatcaaaatatgtaattaaaaaaaactgtacagttaaaactgatgGGACACTACACAAGTACGaattaactgaacagttcgactgttccATTAAAAGTGAACGTCTATAGAAAAGCGTAAAGCGCCATGACAACGAGCAAACTTTGGTCAAATCAAAATCtgtttatcaaataataatttgcggCTATGTTTGAAGCGTTTGTCAAACATGGCTTGATGTAAAATTCTAGTTTCACAAATATATTTGTCAAACATGTTTATTTGTTTCCAATGCATGTGTGAATAAAATTTATCAGAGTAATGGAATAAACATCACATGGCTACTAAATCGAAATATTCCTGAATGGGAACTCAGATtagtaaaatacttattaatattaattaccaaATATGTAAAACAGTTTATTATGGCATTCTACAGCTGCAAATCTCGATTTGTGTCCCTAAAACAATGATtaggaaatatatttaacttttgTTTAAGAATagttaaaatgtcaattaccctacaattaatatttattattatctatagtgCAATTTGTTTTAGAAACCACTATAATGAAcagttattttatgtttaacatGATTGACTATAGCACCCCGTATATTGTCCAGCAAACCTAAGCTGTGGTGGGGTGGTGGGAACAATATTCACAAGTCCACAGCTCACAACGCAccattagaaaaataaattatagacgATTCTAACCTACACTTCTGCTTATCTTGGCATATTATGTTCTC
The DNA window shown above is from Bicyclus anynana chromosome 15, ilBicAnyn1.1, whole genome shotgun sequence and carries:
- the LOC112051644 gene encoding uncharacterized protein LOC112051644 → MTTDAEDISLRVGMGRLEIEPPKLLKNIKGENPFSNHLQKKGSPKTYIQSSKCNKCMVQKKKNVSIYKKKHNKLLREPILKISHGHCSLRNECQHLYSKELPACVSQKLHPDNLCLHTLVDNCNQLSISSKKNQAGVTNKANSCVKWWKSETSSERRLVGQNPPSERSSSCSQQALNPPCDVTIDELASYFETLVHIPKKMSSMAEMMYI
- the LOC128198787 gene encoding acyl-protein thioesterase 1, with protein sequence MEPNPVIISATARQTASLIFLHGLGDTGHGWASTIAAIRGPHVKVICPTASTMPVTLNAGFRMPSWFDLRTLDATAPEDEEGIVRATTLVHGLIADEVKSGIPPNRVLLGGFSQGGALALHAALTYQEPLAGVMSLSCWLPRHSHFPDAVKAPKELPIFQAHGDCDPVVPFKWGQMTASFLKTFMKNIEFTSYQGLTHSSSEAELKDMKAFIERTLPAVK